The Kribbella amoyensis genomic sequence GGGACCTCCAGACGTGGTCGGGCCGGGCGGTGGCCGGCGCGCGGGCGTTGCAGCTCGTACTGTGGTCCCGCCCGCGGTACCGGCAGAAGCACCGGCACGCATCGAGCGCTCAGCGGCACCCAGCCCTCGACCGGCGGGAGCGTCGCGTGCGACGAGCGGTAGGAACCACACGACGAGCGGTACCTCCAGCACTCACCAAACCCCGGGAACCACGAATCCCCAGCGCGGGTCAGGCGTGGACCGCTGGCGGGCAGGGACGTTGGTGAGTGGTGGGCGTCCGCATCCCCTCACGGACGGGAGAACCCTCGATCGACGTCGACGGCTTCGGGGGTGTGGAGGCGGACCATGCTGCGGGCGGTGCCGGCCGGGATCTTGTGCGGGGTGAGCTTGGAGACCACGATCACGGTGAGGAACGCGAGCGGCATCGTCCAGGCGGCGGGCTGGCCGATCAGGGCGCCGGCCCAGCCGCCGTGGGGTGGATCGATGACGTTCACCAGGACCGCGGTGATCGCGGCGATCCCGCCGACCAGCAGGCCGGCCGCGGCGCCGACGGTCGACATCCGGCGCCACCAGATCCCGAGCACCAGCAACGGGCAGAACGTCGACGCTGCCACCGCGAACGCCAGGCCGACCGTGTCCGCGAGACTGAGCGAGCCGGTCAGGTTCCAGGCCAGGTACGGCACCGCGATCGCGAGCGCGGCCGCGATCCGGAAGCTGTTCACGGCGAGGTAGTCGCCGCCGGTCAGCCGGTGCAGTCTGTTCCGCAGCAGGTCCTGGTCGATGACGCCCGCGATCGCGACGGTGAGACCCGACGACGTGGACAGGAACGCGGCGAACGCGCCCGCCGCCACCAACGCGCCGAGCAGGTCACCGACCGTCCCGGGGAAGATCCGGCCGGGCAGTTCGAGGACGACCGTGTCCGCGGCACTGGTGAGCAGATCGGGCGCGAACGACCGCCCGAGCACGGCGTACACAGGCGGGAAGAGGTAGAAGGCGCCGAGCAACGCGAGCACCACGACCGTCGTCCGCCGGGCCGCGCGGCCGTCCGGGTTCGTGTAGAAGCGGACCAGGACGTGCGGCAGTCCCATCGTTCCGAAACAAAGGGCCAGCAGCAACGAATAGGTCGCGTACAGCGGGTGGTCGCGGCCGCCTTCGCGGGACAGCGGTTCGGCCCATTCCGACCCGGCGCCGTGCAACGAGTCGAGCACGCCGACCGGGTGGTCCATCGACCGCCAGGCGATCAGGATCACGAAGATCGGCGCCGCCAGCGCGGTCAGCTTCAGCCAGTACTGGAACGCCTGCACGAACGTGATCGAGCGCATCCCGCCCGCGGCCACGTTGATCACCACGATGATCGCGACCAAGGCCGCCCCGACCGCCGGGGGAGCACCCGTCACCGTCTGGACGGTGAGCCCGGCGCCGCGCAACTGCGGGAGCAGGTACAGCGTGCCGATCCCGGCGACCAGGGCCGAGCAGATCCGCCGGACCACCGCCGACTCGAACCGGGTCTCCGCGAAGTCCGGCAACGTGTACGCGCCCGAACGACGCAGCGGGGCCGCGATCAGGACCAGTAGCATCAGGTACCCGACGGTGTAGCCGACCGAGAACCACAGCATGTCGGCGCCGTTCACGATGACCAGGCCCGCGACTCCGAGGAAGGACGCGGCGGACAGGTACTCCCCGCTGATCGCCGAGGCGTTCCAGCGCGGCGTCACGGCCCGGCTGGCGACGTAGAAATCGCTGGTGGTGCGGGAGATCCGGAGTCCGAACAGGCCGATCCCGATGGTCGCCACGATCACCAGCGCGATCGCGGTCAGGCTCATCGCCGAGGACATCTACTGCCGCCCCACGAACTCGGTGAACTCGGTCTCGATCCGCTCGGCCTGCCGGACATAGATGCGCGCGGCAACATAAACGACCGGGTAGACGAGCACGCCGAGCAGCAACCACGGCAGCGGTACCCCGACGACGGCGAGTGTCCGGGTCGCGGGGACGAGGAAGAAGAGCAACGGGAGTCCGCCGAGGACGACCACGGCACCGCCGATCACCGCGAGCGTGAGGCGGAGCTGCGACTGGATCAGCGAGTGCATGTAGACCTCGCCGACCCGGGTCTGCTCGTCGATCTCCCGGGTCCCGGTGTGCGACGTACTGCGCTGCGCCGCACTCGTCCGCGGACTGGTGACGCGGACGCGCCGTGGGACCGGGGCCGGGTCGTCGGGCGCGGGCACGTCAGCCCCGCAGCGACGTCGAACGGACCAGCAGGTCGCGCAGTTCGCGGGTGTGCCGGCGGCTGACCGGGAGCCAGTCCTCCCCGACCCGGACCGCGCACCGGCCGCCGTCCACCCGCATCTCGTCCACGTGCGCGAGCGCGACCAGGGTGCTGCGGTGGATCCGGGTGAACCCCGCGTCCCGCCAGCGCTCCTCCAACGTACTCAGCGGGACCCGGACGAGGTGCGAGTTCTGGCCCGTGTGCAACCGCGCGTAGTCGCCCTGCGCCTCGACGTACCGGACCGTGGACCGCTGGACGAACCGGGTCACCCCGGCCAGCTCGACCGGGATCACCTCGTCGTCGGTCTCGTCCGGTGACTGCACCACCTGCGGACCACCCGCGCTGACCACCCGGCGGACCGCCTCGGCCAGCCGTTCGGCGCGGACCGGTTTCATCACGTAGTCGGTGGCGTCCAGGTCGAACGCGGCCACCGCGTGCTCGTCGTACGCGGTGACGAAGACGATCTGTGGGCGGCTGGCGAACTTGGACAGCACCCGGGCCAGGTCGATGCCGTCGAGCCCGGGCATCTTGATGTCGCAGAACACCACGTCGAGATCGGCGCCCTGCAGGATCTTGAGCGCGTCCGGGCCGTTCGACGCAGTTCTGATCTCGCCGATCCGCGGGTCCTGGGACAACAGGTACACCAGCTCGGCCAGAGCGGGCTCCTCGTCGTCGGCGACCAAGGCGCGGAGAGGGGTGTCGGCCATGGGCGACAGGTTAGGGCACTGGCCTCTTACGGGCACCCGGTCGCGGCGGGTGGGCGGTGCCGTTCTCAGGCCGACGCGTGCACGCCCGACGAGTACTTCGGGACGCGGAAGCTCACCTTGGTCCCCGCGTCGACCGCTGTCTCCACCACCAGGCCGTACGCGTCCCCGTACACCTGGCGCAGCCGCGCATCCACGTTGCCGAGGCCGACCGAGTCGCTGCTGGACTCGCCGGACAGGGCCGCGCGGATCACCTCGGGATCGCTGCCGGCGCCGTCGTCCTCCACGCTGATCTCCGCCTCCGACCCACGGTCCATCGCCCGCAGCGTGATCCGCCCGGACCCGGTCGTCCCCTCCAGCCCGTGCCGTACAGCGTTCTCCACCAGCGGCTGTACGACGAGAAACGGGATCGCCACCGACAACACCTCGGGCGCGACCAGCAGGGAGACGGTCAGGCGTTCGCCGAACCGCGCCTGCTCGAGGACGAGGTACCGCTCCACGTTGCGCAGCTCGTCCGCCAACGTGGTGAACTCGCCGCCCCGGCGGAGTGCGTACCGGGAGAAGTCGGCGAACTCGAGCAGCAGTTCCCGGGCGCGCTCCGGGTCGGTCCGCACGAACGACGCGATCGCGGCGAGCGCGTTGTAGATGAAATGCGGACTGATCTGGGCACGGAGCGCGCGCAGCTCGGCCTCCATCGCCCGGGTGCGCTCCTTGTTGAGCTCGGCCAGCTCCACCTGACCGGAGACCCAGCGGGCCACCTCCTCCGTCGCCCGGACCAGCGCGGCCGACGAACGCGGGCTGTACGCGAGCAGGACGGCGACCACGCGGTCCTCCGTGACGATCGGCGCGACCACCGCGGTACGGATGGGACACTGTGGGTCCCCGCAGGCCACGTCGTGCGCACCGAGTACGGCGGTCCGCCCGGTGCGCAGGGTCTGAGCTGCGATGGCCTTGGCGTCGACGCGGTGGTTCGACTCGTACGGACCGCCGACTCCGTCCCACGCGAGGACGCCGGACCCGTCACAGATCGCGATGGCCGCGGTGCCGAGCAGGTCACGCAGGTGCTTGCTCGCCTTGCCGGCGGCGGCCGGTGTCAGCCCCTCCCGCAGGCTCGGGGAAGCGAGCGACGCGGTGTGCAGCGTCGCGTACGTGGCCTTGTCGGCCTGAGTCCCGAAGTGCTTCCGCCGCCGCGCGAACATGCCAAGACGGTAGCCGCTCAACCACCGGCGCGCGGCCTGAACGCCTCCAGTGCCTCGGTGTCGGAATAGGTGGACCGCACGTACTCGTCGACCCACGCCTCGCGACCCGGGTACTTCGACTCCCGCACGATCCGCTCGGCCGCAGCTTCCGCGTCGAACGGTGCACGCCTCAACTGCACACCGTCGGCGGTGAGCAAGGCCCAGCTCGGACCAGGCGCCCCGTACGGCATCCCGACGCTGCCCGCGTTCACCACGAGCCGCCGATCCACCTGCCGCGCGAACGGCATGTGCGTGTGCCCACAAACCACGGTCCGCACGTCAGTCGGTACGACGCTGAACACCTCCGCCCACCGCGAGATCGGACTGTCCACGAGCACCATCTCCTCGTCGTCCCGAGGCGTCGCATGACAGAACAGAACGTCCCCGACAGTCACCGAAGTCGGCAGGCCAGCCAGCAACTCCACCTGATCAGCCCGCAACTGCGAAGCCGCCCAAGGAGTCACGGCATCCGGCGGATCCACAGGTTCGCCGCGAGCCATCGAGACCAACTCCCGATCTGCATTCCCCCGAACCCACAAAGCCCGCGCCCCAAGCCCCACCAGCAAGTCCAACGTCTCCACCGGCATCGGCCCACTGGCAAGATCCCCAGCCAGCACAACCGTCTCAGCAGCCTGAACCTCAGGCTCGGCCAACACCGCCTCCAAAGCCGGCAGCACCCCATGAACATCGGCCAGAACAGCAACAGATCGCATACCGCCCAGTCTGCATTTTCGGCGTGGCCCACAACCATCTACTCTGCCGTCGGCAGACAGGTGGTCTGCGGGGGTGCTTTCTGGGGGTGTGGACTGTGCGCCGAGCAATTATCGGCCTCACCGGTGTGGTTGTCCTGATGGCATTGTCCGGCTGCGACGCCGGCCGGGAGGAGTCTGCCGCGCATCAGACATCCGCGAGGAACACGCCGGCCCCGCTACCGGCCGGAAGCCTGTGCGACCGCGTACGGCCGACGCTTGCCGGCGACTGGAAGGCCGAGGATCAGCCGCCTGGTCCCTTTCCGCTCTCGGACGTCTGCCAGCTGACGAACTTTGCCGATCCGAACAACCGGTACAAGATCTCGGTGACGGTCCTGCCCGTTTCGGCCGCGGATGCGGCCGAGTTCCGGAAGGTCGAAGAACGCGGGCTGAAGGATCGCTTCGTCGTCGAACCGGTCGACGGCGCGGTCGGCCAGGACTCTTGGTCGGTGAATCCAGCAGCGTCCGGTCCATGGCTGGTGTTCCGGACCGGTGGACGACTGGTGAGAGTCCGCCAGAACGTCAGCGGCGAGGGGCAACTCGAAGCAGTCGAGGCCGTCGCACAGACGATCGACAGCCTGCCCGGAGGAATCCCGGCCGCGCAGGCGATTCAACGGCGCCCGGAGTGCGACCGGGGGACTGCCGCCGCGGAGCGACTGCTGGAAGCCAAGGCGTCAGCTCGGCGGGACACGTTGGTCAACGGATTCGTCACGTGTCGGTGGGGCTCGCAACGCCGAGCGGCGTCCACCGAGGGCGGCGGACCGGCCTCGGAGGCCTGGCTAGGTTTCACGAACCTGAAGGACGCCGGTGACGACTCGAGGTCCTGGGTTCGCCGAGTCGCGGTCGGCAAGGAGGGCTGGCAGCAGGACGACGGCTTCCTGGCTTACAAGATCACCGAGAACGCGTACGTCAACGCCGCCGGTTACCCCCCGTTGACGACCAAGTCCGCAAAAGTCCTCGACCTGGCCCGGGCCATCGCGCCGGCCTACCGGCGCTGAGGCCGCCGGCAGAAAGCTGTCAGGAGGAGAGCATGACCTGGGTGGTGGAGATGGGGGTGGCCAGTTCGCATTTGCCGGTGGGGAGGGCGCAGCGGATGAGGGCTCCCTTGGTTTCGGGGCCGTCGTCGGCTTCGATCAGGAAGTGCTGGTCGTCCTCGACGACCGTGCGTTTGAAGGAGAGGCCGCTCCATTCGCGGAGCAGGTTGCCGTTCCTGGTGTCGAGGGCGGCGGAGATGCCGTCGGCGTAGCCGTCCTGGTACGAGGGGGCGCCGACGGCGGTCTGGCGGTCGGCGGTGAAGGCGACCGGCTGGTACTCGCAGGTGCGCCACAGGCGTTTGCCGGTGGCAACTTCTGTGAGGAAGGAGCAGGTACCGGCATCACCCATCACCGTGCGGGACGAGGCGAGCAGGCCGTCCTGGCTGACGCCGATCGGGTTCGGGACCGTCTTGACCAGGGTCGAGGTGGACGTACCGGGGACCCAGCTGGACAGGTTCCAGCTCGGGGTGCCGTTCTCGTCCGACCACTGGAACCAGACCTTGCCACCCGCGTACGCGATCACCTCGACGTGCCACGCCTTCGGCAGGCTCAGCTTGTCCCGGCGGGTCTCGTCGTCCGCCACCTCGGCGTACAGGGTGCCGCCGCGGAGTACCTCGCCGTCGGAGCTGAGCTTGGACGCCGCGTACGCCGCGGCCGACTGGTCGTCGGTGGTCACGATCGTGGTGACGTCCGGGATCCGCTCCGGCTCGTACCCGTCGTACCGGATCTTCAGCAGCTCGGTCCCGGTGCCCTTGGTGACCACCGCGAGGGCGGCGCCACCGACTCGGGCGATCCGCTGGATCTGCTCGTTGCCGGGGATCTTCACCGGGTCCCCCGCGCCGCCGCGGATCTCACGGCCCACCAGGTACGGGATCTGCGGAGCCCGGCCGCTCGGCAGCTTGCTGAGCTTCAACGCGACCTTGGTCGGGCCCGTGTACGTCGGTCCGCTGGGCGTCATCGACGGCTTCACGGACGGGCTCGACGGAGTAGTCGACGGCGTACGCGACGGGGTACTGGACGGGGTACCGCTCGGGGTGGTGGACGGGCCCACCAGGGGCGCGGCGACGTCGCCGTCGGCCCGGGGTCCCTGCTGGTACGCGAGCACGCCCCCGATGGCGACCGCGGCGACCGCGGCCGAGGCGACGAGGGCTGCCAGTCGGGTGTTCGTCGGCCTCATGACCAGTCTCCCAACAGCTGTAGGTCCGATCTCGGACGGTCGGTCAGCGGCGTCGCCAGCTCGCAGCCGCCGGTACTGATGGTGCAGCGGATGATCGCGCCGCGGGTCCCCTCGCCGCTGTCGGCGACCAGCAGCAGGTGGTCGTCGTCCTCGGCCACCGCCTGGCGGAACTGCGGGCCGGTCCACTCGCGCCGGACCTTGCCGTCAGCGGAATCGAGCGCGACGACGAGCGGATCGGCGCCGCCGTTGCGGAAGTCGGGCGTACCGATGGTGGTGTTCGTGTCCGGGGTGAAACCGGCGATCGCGTAGTCGCAGGTCAGCCAGCGCCGGCTCCCCGACGGCAGCTCGGTGACCGTGGAACAGAAGTTCTGGGCCGCACCGGCGACGAAGTCCGCGGCCAGCGCGCCGGTGGGATCCACGCCGACCGGCGATCGGACGCCGCTGATCCGCTCGACGTCGCCGCTCGCCGAGTCCCAGACGTACAGGGCGCTGGTGGTCCCGTTCTGGTCGGTGTCCGCGCGGAACCAGATCTTGTCCCCGGTGACGGCCAGGACGTGCGAACCCCAGTCGTTCGGCCGCTTCAGGGTACGAACCGTGTCCCGCTCCCAGGTCACCGTGCTGCCCTTGGCGCGGGTGTTGTCGGGGTTGCTCCGGGCGGTCGCGTACGCGGCGGTCGTCTCGTCCGGCGACAGGACGAGGCTGCCGACGTCGGGGATCGGGGTGCCGGGGCGATCTTCGGTGATGCCGGTCCGGACGAGCTCGGTCCGGCCGGAGTCGTCGGTGAGGACGGCCAGCAGGTTTCCGCCGCGGTTGGCGGCCCGCAGGATGTCCTTCCGGCCCGGGATCGTCATCGCGCGCTCGGAGGAGTTGACGCCGCCACGGGTTCCACCGGCGACGACCCGCCCGAGCCGGTACTGCAGCTGGGGTGCCCGCCCGGTCGGCAGCTTGGCGAGATCGAGCTTCACCTTGGCGGTGTCAGTCGGCGCCGTCGGTTTCGCCGTCGGCTTCGGGGTCATCGGGACCGTCGTCGGGGTCGTCGACGGGACCGGGAGCGGCGCCGCGGCGGCGGCCGGTCCGTCCACGGGGCGCCGGCGGTCGGCGGCCACGCCACCGGCGACGACGGCGAGGACCGCGACGGCGGCCAGCGTCGCGGTGACGGCGGCGTTCGGAGATCTCACTCTGCTCGTTCCCGGTTCTCACGGCCGGCCGGCGGGTGCCGGCCGGGGCTACTGACCCCGGTGAGACGCCGGGACCGGGCGGTTTGTTCGCCCGGCGACCGGTGCAGCGACCCGGTCGCAGGAAGGATCGAGCATAATGCGGGGATGGACCAGCCAGCGCGGATCGGCCGGTACGCCCTGGTCCGCCGGGTCGGTGCCGGGGGTTTCGCGACCGTTTGGCTGGCCCGGGACGAGCAGCTGGACGCCGAGGTCGCGGTCAAGATCCTGTCGGACAACTGGATCGACGAGGACGACGTCCGCCGCCGATTCCTGGCCGAGGGGCGGTTCCTGCGCCGGGTCGACTCGCCGTACGTCGTCGGCGTGCACGACATCGGCGAGGCGGAGGACGGCCGCCCGTACCTGGTCCTCACCTATGCCGACGGCGGGTCGCTCGCGGATCGGATCAAGGCCGGGCCGCTGGCGATCGGCGAGGTCGTCAAGGTGATCGGCCAGGTCGGCAGCGGGCTGCGCCAGTTGCATGCGCGCGGGGTCCTGCACCGGGACGTGAAACCGGCGAACGTGCTGTTCCGGACCGATCCCGCCGGTGACCGGGCGATGCTCGGCGACCTCGGGCTCGGCAAGTCGCTGGAGACCGTGTCGCAGCTGACCATGCCCGGCGGCACCCCGGCGTACGTCGCGCCCGAGCAGGTGATGGGGGACCGGCTGGACCACCGCGCCGACCTGTACTCGCTCGGCGCGGTCGCGTACGCCGCGTTCACCGGCCAGGCGCCGCACGGTGTGAACAGCCTGGGCGCCGTGATGCGCATCGACGCTCCGCCGCCTTCGATGACGACCCTGCGGGAGGACATCCCGGAGGCGATCGACGTGGTCGTCCGGCGGGCCCTCGAACCGGATCGCGACCGGCGCTGGCCCGATCTGGCCTCCTTCCTCACCGCGTTGGACGAGGCGCACCGGACCGGCAAGATCCCCGCGGACCTGGTCCCGGCGGATCGCGAGGCGGCGACCGGCCCGGGTGCGCTCGACCAGCAGACCCAGCTCGGCAACGCCGACCACCCGACGGTCGCCGCGAGCGCCGACACGGCCGGAGCCACAAGCGCGGCAGGGACGAGCACTGCTGAAGCCAAGAGCGCGGCGGGGACCGCGAGCGACACCGATGCGGCGACGGCAGCCGTTGAGCCGGCGGGCGGCGGTGGAACCAAGGAGCCGCGCCGGACCAGGGCCTGGCTGGTCGCCGTGGTGCTCGCCGTCCTGCTCGCCGCGGGCGGTGGGTACGGCGGGTACCAGCTCGTGATGAGCCGGCCGGTGACGGTCATCGCGGGCCGGCTGGCGGTCGACGTACCCCGCGACTGGAACCAGAAGGCCGTCGCCACCGACGAGTCAGCGTTGCTCGTCAGCACCCGGACCGATGAGTGGCAGAGCACCCGGAACGTCCCGGGCGTCTTCCTCGGCGTCGTCTCCGCCAAGGCGCTCCCGACCACGAGTGCGGCGCCGTCCGGCTGTACCGCGGCCGGT encodes the following:
- a CDS encoding cation acetate symporter codes for the protein MSSAMSLTAIALVIVATIGIGLFGLRISRTTSDFYVASRAVTPRWNASAISGEYLSAASFLGVAGLVIVNGADMLWFSVGYTVGYLMLLVLIAAPLRRSGAYTLPDFAETRFESAVVRRICSALVAGIGTLYLLPQLRGAGLTVQTVTGAPPAVGAALVAIIVVINVAAGGMRSITFVQAFQYWLKLTALAAPIFVILIAWRSMDHPVGVLDSLHGAGSEWAEPLSREGGRDHPLYATYSLLLALCFGTMGLPHVLVRFYTNPDGRAARRTTVVVLALLGAFYLFPPVYAVLGRSFAPDLLTSAADTVVLELPGRIFPGTVGDLLGALVAAGAFAAFLSTSSGLTVAIAGVIDQDLLRNRLHRLTGGDYLAVNSFRIAAALAIAVPYLAWNLTGSLSLADTVGLAFAVAASTFCPLLVLGIWWRRMSTVGAAAGLLVGGIAAITAVLVNVIDPPHGGWAGALIGQPAAWTMPLAFLTVIVVSKLTPHKIPAGTARSMVRLHTPEAVDVDRGFSRP
- a CDS encoding LytR/AlgR family response regulator transcription factor, whose protein sequence is MADTPLRALVADDEEPALAELVYLLSQDPRIGEIRTASNGPDALKILQGADLDVVFCDIKMPGLDGIDLARVLSKFASRPQIVFVTAYDEHAVAAFDLDATDYVMKPVRAERLAEAVRRVVSAGGPQVVQSPDETDDEVIPVELAGVTRFVQRSTVRYVEAQGDYARLHTGQNSHLVRVPLSTLEERWRDAGFTRIHRSTLVALAHVDEMRVDGGRCAVRVGEDWLPVSRRHTRELRDLLVRSTSLRG
- a CDS encoding histidine kinase gives rise to the protein MFARRRKHFGTQADKATYATLHTASLASPSLREGLTPAAAGKASKHLRDLLGTAAIAICDGSGVLAWDGVGGPYESNHRVDAKAIAAQTLRTGRTAVLGAHDVACGDPQCPIRTAVVAPIVTEDRVVAVLLAYSPRSSAALVRATEEVARWVSGQVELAELNKERTRAMEAELRALRAQISPHFIYNALAAIASFVRTDPERARELLLEFADFSRYALRRGGEFTTLADELRNVERYLVLEQARFGERLTVSLLVAPEVLSVAIPFLVVQPLVENAVRHGLEGTTGSGRITLRAMDRGSEAEISVEDDGAGSDPEVIRAALSGESSSDSVGLGNVDARLRQVYGDAYGLVVETAVDAGTKVSFRVPKYSSGVHASA
- a CDS encoding metallophosphoesterase family protein, which produces MRSVAVLADVHGVLPALEAVLAEPEVQAAETVVLAGDLASGPMPVETLDLLVGLGARALWVRGNADRELVSMARGEPVDPPDAVTPWAASQLRADQVELLAGLPTSVTVGDVLFCHATPRDDEEMVLVDSPISRWAEVFSVVPTDVRTVVCGHTHMPFARQVDRRLVVNAGSVGMPYGAPGPSWALLTADGVQLRRAPFDAEAAAERIVRESKYPGREAWVDEYVRSTYSDTEALEAFRPRAGG
- a CDS encoding serine/threonine-protein kinase encodes the protein MDQPARIGRYALVRRVGAGGFATVWLARDEQLDAEVAVKILSDNWIDEDDVRRRFLAEGRFLRRVDSPYVVGVHDIGEAEDGRPYLVLTYADGGSLADRIKAGPLAIGEVVKVIGQVGSGLRQLHARGVLHRDVKPANVLFRTDPAGDRAMLGDLGLGKSLETVSQLTMPGGTPAYVAPEQVMGDRLDHRADLYSLGAVAYAAFTGQAPHGVNSLGAVMRIDAPPPSMTTLREDIPEAIDVVVRRALEPDRDRRWPDLASFLTALDEAHRTGKIPADLVPADREAATGPGALDQQTQLGNADHPTVAASADTAGATSAAGTSTAEAKSAAGTASDTDAATAAVEPAGGGGTKEPRRTRAWLVAVVLAVLLAAGGGYGGYQLVMSRPVTVIAGRLAVDVPRDWNQKAVATDESALLVSTRTDEWQSTRNVPGVFLGVVSAKALPTTSAAPSGCTAAGSTTGEFGGKAGVTFEYRCADVLIRERFVQISASQLLRIQVRTGDPDTLAEVTDSATYTV